The Kribbella amoyensis genomic sequence CAGTTCCTGTTGCCCTACGAGGCGGTGGCCGATGCCGAGGACCCCGACCAGAGTCTTGAGCAGTTCCTGCACACCACTTATCAGGCTGCCGCGGATCTCGGTGGCTGGGATCGGAAGAGCCTGGAGGACGATCCGGCCCGATGGCCACAACACCGACACGGGCACCGGCGGTGACAACCGACGGTGACTCCGTGCGCCTGCCGCCGGCGAGCCGATCGTCTGCGAACCCGCAGACGCCGCTGCGGATGGGGACCGCTCGGGGTCGCTGGGTGCTGCTGACCACGGTGCTCGGCTCGGGCCTGGCGATGCTGGACGCCACTGTCGTCCACGTGGCTCTGCGCCAGATCGGCACCGATCTCGATGCCGGGTTTGCCGGGCTGCAGTGGACCGTCAACGCCTACACCCTGACTCTGGCCTCGCTCATCCTGCTCGGGGGCTCCCTGGGCGACAGGTACGGGCGACGTCGGGTCTTCGTCGTCGGAGTGGTGTGGTTCGGGGTTGCCTCCCTCCTGTGCGGGCTGGCCCCGAACATCGAGACGCTGGTGGTTGCCCGCGCCCTTCAGGGGGTGGGCGGCGCGCTGCTCACCCCGGGGAGTCTCGCGATCATCTCCGCTTCCTTCCGCGGGCAGGACCGCGCCGCCGCCATCGGTGCCTGGTCGGGTCTCGGGGGGCTGGCCGGCGCGATCGGCCCGTTCGTCGGTGGATGGCTGGTCGAGTGGAGCTGGCGTGCTGTGTTCCTCGTCAACCTTCCGGTCGCCGTGCTGATCGTCGCCGTGGCGTCCCGGCACGTCCCCGAGAGCCGCGACGAAAGCGCTGCGGGCAGGCTCGACCTGACCGGCACGATACTCACCGTCGTCGGTCTCGGGGCCCTGACCTTCGGCCTCACCGCCGCAGGTGAGGAAGGCTTCGACACGACGACCATCGCCGGTGTCCTCGTCGGCCTGTTCGCTCTGACCGGCTTCGTGGTCGTTCAGGCTCGCAGCCGGCATCCGCTCGTGCCGCTCGCGCTGTTCCGGGTTCGTCAATTCAGCGCGGCCAACGCCGTGACACTCTTGGTCTACGGCGCTCTCGGAGCGCTGTTCTTGCTCCTGACCTTCCAGCTCCAGGTGGTCGCCGGATTCACCCCACTGCTGGCCGGCGTCGCCATGCTCCCCGTCACGGTGATCATGGTGCTGTTCTCCTCCCGCGCCGGCGCCTTGGCCCAGCGGATCGGACCGCGGCTGCCGATGACGGTCGGTCCGTTGATCGCTGCGCTCGGGGTCCTGTGGATGGCAC encodes the following:
- a CDS encoding DHA2 family efflux MFS transporter permease subunit, translating into MRLPPASRSSANPQTPLRMGTARGRWVLLTTVLGSGLAMLDATVVHVALRQIGTDLDAGFAGLQWTVNAYTLTLASLILLGGSLGDRYGRRRVFVVGVVWFGVASLLCGLAPNIETLVVARALQGVGGALLTPGSLAIISASFRGQDRAAAIGAWSGLGGLAGAIGPFVGGWLVEWSWRAVFLVNLPVAVLIVAVASRHVPESRDESAAGRLDLTGTILTVVGLGALTFGLTAAGEEGFDTTTIAGVLVGLFALTGFVVVQARSRHPLVPLALFRVRQFSAANAVTLLVYGALGALFLLLTFQLQVVAGFTPLLAGVAMLPVTVIMVLFSSRAGALAQRIGPRLPMTVGPLIAALGVLWMARIDAGASYIVDVLLPVAVLGAGLAVMVAPLTAAVLSAAPDRLAGVASGVNNAVARAAGLLAVAVIPVMVGLSGDAYTSPADFAGGFSKATTLIAALFVGGAVLAAVFMRGPIEPDDGPRIRVEKLTHCGVAGPQIHPPAEAASGRPSQGPLAQT